In Ailuropoda melanoleuca isolate Jingjing chromosome X, ASM200744v2, whole genome shotgun sequence, a single genomic region encodes these proteins:
- the LOC100480666 gene encoding LOW QUALITY PROTEIN: melanoma-associated antigen B1 (The sequence of the model RefSeq protein was modified relative to this genomic sequence to represent the inferred CDS: inserted 2 bases in 1 codon; deleted 1 base in 1 codon), translating into MPRGQKSKLRAREKRRQAQGEPQGLVGTQSTAAKVEESPDSPVSGDTPPSFRAAGTSQEPQGSPATSSPAAGVSRRKSNVGAKGQVEKNKNSSRASTSSESARQDLLTRKVGMLMQFLLEKHTMRAPIRRADMLKLVNKRYREHFPEILRRASEHMELVFGLELKEVKPGSCSYILISSLDLSSDGSVSSGXDFPKNGLLMPLLGVIFLTGNRASEEDIWEFLNILGIYDGRRHLVFGDPRKLITQDLVQEKYLEYRKVANSDPPRYEFLWGPRARAEISKMRVLEFLAKVHDTIPSAFPFHYEEALRDEEERARARAAAGAASTTEAGARSRAKSSRSAPPP; encoded by the exons ATGCCTCGGGGCCAGAAGAGTAAGCTCCGTGCCCGTGAGAAACGCCGCCAGGCTCAAGGTGAGCCCCAGGGCCTTGTGGGTACTCAGTCCACTGCAGCAAAGGTCGAAGAGTCCCCCGACTCTCCTGTTTCTGGGGATACTCCCCCGAGTTTCCGTGCTGCTGGCACTTCCCAGGAGCCTCAGGGATCCCCAGCCACTAGCTCTCCTGCTGCAGGTGTTTCACGCCGGAAATCTAATGTAGGTGCCAAGGGCcaagttgagaaaaataaaaattcctctcGGGCCTCAACTTCCTCTGAGAGTGCTCGCCAAGATCTTCTAACCAGGAAGGTGGGCATGTTGATGCAGTTCCTGCTAGAAAAGCATACCATGAGGGCACCCATTAGGAGGGCAGACATGCTGAAGCTCGTCAACAAAAGGTACAGGGAGCACTTCCCTGAGATCCTCAGGAGAGCCTCTGAGCACATGGAGCTGGTCTTTGGCCTAGAATTGAAGGAAGTCAAGCCAGGCAGTTGCTCCTATATCCTCATCAGCAGCCTGGACCTCAGCAGTGATGGCAGTGTGAGCAGTGG CGACTTCCCTAAGAATGGGCTTCTCATGCCTCTCCTGGGTGTGATCTTCTTGACTGGCAACCGCGCCTCTGAGGAGGATATCTGGGAATTCCTGAATATCTTGGGCATCTATGATGGAAGGAGGCATTTAGTCTTCGGGGATCCCAGGAAGCTCATCACCCAAGATTTGGTGCAGGAAAAGTACCTGGAGTACCGC AAGGTGGCCAACAGTGATCCTCCACGCTACGAGTTCCTGTGGGGCCCGAGAGCCCGTGCTGAGATCAGCAAGATGCGAGTCCTGGAGTTTTTGGCCAAAGTTCATGATACCATCCCCAGTGCCTTCCCATTCCATTATGAAGAGGCTCTGCGAGATGAGGAAGAGCGAGCCCGAGCCCGAGCCGCAGCTGGGGCTGCCTCTACTACCGAGGCCGGTGCGCGTTCCCGGGCCAAGTCCAGCCGCTCCGCTCCTCCTCCCTAG